The Vannielia litorea nucleotide sequence CGCGAGGATGTTGCCGCGCATGGCCTTGGCGACGATGAAGGCCGAGAGGAAGTGGAGACCGTAGAACGGGGTAAAGCTCACGAAGACCCCGGCCCAGATGCCGCGCGCGATGCGGTTGGGCGCGTCGGGCAGGCGGCGGAGGCGGTGGCGGACGTATTGCGCCGCACGATACCAGCCGCCACGCGGGTAGAAGAACTCGAGGACGATCCGCCCCCAGCTTCGCCTATCCCTGCGCCTGAATACCAATGCTCGCTCCCTCCTGTCGCGGCCCGCCGGGGGGCCGCGGGTTCATGGCTTGCGGTCCGTGTTCTTGACCCGCGCGATCTCGGCCACGTCGCTGTCGGCCTCCAGTGCGGTCTGCACCATGTGCAGGTGCTCCACGTCGCGCAAGTCAACATCTATCAGCAGACGATAAAAATCCTGTTTCCGGTCGATGAAGTGCAGGTCGGAGATATTGGCCTTCTGCTCGCCGATCAGGGTGCAGATGCGCCCCAGCACGCCGGCATCGTTGGAGATGGTCAGCTCGACGGTGACGGTGTTCACCGCACCGTGCTGGCCGGAGTGCCAGTGCAGGTCGACCCAGCGATCGGGCTCGTTCTCGAATTCGATCAGCACCGGGCAGTCGATGGCGTGCACCATCACGCCCTTGCCGCGGTAGGTAATGCCGACGATGCGCTCGCCCGGCACTGGCTGGCAGCATTGCGCGCGGGTCGAGATCTGGCCTTCGGGGAGGCCGACCACGGAGCGCGATTCGTCGACCACCTCGCCGCGGTGCGCCTCGGCGAGATCGGGGTAGAGGGTGCTGACCACGTCTCGGGCGGTCAGCTCGGCGGAGCCCAGCCGTGCCAGAAGCTCCTCGGGGCCGAGCAGGCCGAGGTTGCGGGCGGCGGTGGTCAGGGCCTTTTCGGTTGCCTTCTTGCCGATGTGCTCGAAGGCCACGCGGGCCAGCTCGCGCCCCAGCTTGATGAACCGCTCCCGGTCTTCCTCGCGGAGCGACCGGCGGATCGCCGACTTGGCCCGCCCGGTCACCACGATATCGAGCCAGGTGGGCTGCGGGCGCTGGCCCTCGGCGGTGATGATCTCGACCTGCTGGCCGTTCTTCAGCCGGGTCCAGAGCGGCACGCGCAGACCGTCGATCTTGGCGCCCACGCAGCTGTCGCCGATGCGGGTGTGGATGCCATAGGCATAGTCGATCGGCGTGGCCCCGCGCGGCAGCTTGATGACGTCGCCCTTGGGGGTGAAGCAGAACACCTGATCCTGGTACATCTCGAGCTTCACGTGCTCGAGAAACTCGTCGTGGTCTTCCTCGTCGAGCCGCTCGGTGAGCGCCCGGATCCAGAGGGCCGGATCCACCGCGAAGGGGTTTTCGGCGCGCACGCCGTCGCGGTAGCTCCAGTGCGCGGCCACCCCGGCCTCGGCGACCTCGTGCATCTGCCGGGTGCGGATCTGGACCTCGACCTGCTTGCCGTCGCGGCCCGCGACTGTGGTGTGGATCGAGCGGTAGCCGTTGTTCTTGGGGTTCGAGATGTAGTCCTTGAACCGGCCGGGCACCGCGGACCAGCGCGAGTGGATCGCGCCCAGCACGCGGTAGCAGTCGTCCTCGGTGCCGACGATCACCCGGAAGCCGTAGATGTCGGCCAGACGCGAGAAGCTCTTCTGCTTTTCCTGCATCTTGCGCCAGACCGAGAAGGGCTTCTTGGCGCGGCCGTAGACCTCGCCCTTGATCCGCGACTTCTTCAGCACCTTCTGGATGTCGCGGGTGATGCTGTCGATCACGTCGCCGCTCTCGCGCTGGAGCAGGATGAAGCGGCGGATAATGGAGTTGCGCGCCTCGGGGTTCAGCACCTTGAAGGCGAGATCCTCGAGCTCCTCGCGCATCCACTGCATGCCCATGCGGCCGGCGAGGGGGGCAAAGATATCCATCGTCTCGCGGGCCTTCTGGGCCTGCTTCTCGGGGCGCATCGACTTGATGGTGCGCATGTTGTGCAGCCGGTCGGCCAGCTTGACCAGCAGCACGCGCGGATCCTTGGACACCGCCATGAACAGCTTGCGGAAGTTCTCGGCCTGCTTGGTCTCGGTCGAGCTCAGCTGCAGGTTGGTCAGCTTGGTGACGCCATCCACCAGCTCGGCCACGTCGCGCCCGAAGCGGTCGGCCACGTCGGAGTAGCTGGCCATCGTGTCTTCGATGGTGTCGTGCAGCAGCGCGGTGATGATGGTGTCATCGTCGAGCATCTGGCGGGCCAGGAGCTCGGCCACGGCGACGGGATGGGTGAAGTAGGGCTCGCCCGACTGGCGGAGCTGGCCATCGTG carries:
- a CDS encoding RelA/SpoT family protein encodes the protein MDSDGLVALVSSYNPNCNAKRIAEAYAFGAKMHDGQLRQSGEPYFTHPVAVAELLARQMLDDDTIITALLHDTIEDTMASYSDVADRFGRDVAELVDGVTKLTNLQLSSTETKQAENFRKLFMAVSKDPRVLLVKLADRLHNMRTIKSMRPEKQAQKARETMDIFAPLAGRMGMQWMREELEDLAFKVLNPEARNSIIRRFILLQRESGDVIDSITRDIQKVLKKSRIKGEVYGRAKKPFSVWRKMQEKQKSFSRLADIYGFRVIVGTEDDCYRVLGAIHSRWSAVPGRFKDYISNPKNNGYRSIHTTVAGRDGKQVEVQIRTRQMHEVAEAGVAAHWSYRDGVRAENPFAVDPALWIRALTERLDEEDHDEFLEHVKLEMYQDQVFCFTPKGDVIKLPRGATPIDYAYGIHTRIGDSCVGAKIDGLRVPLWTRLKNGQQVEIITAEGQRPQPTWLDIVVTGRAKSAIRRSLREEDRERFIKLGRELARVAFEHIGKKATEKALTTAARNLGLLGPEELLARLGSAELTARDVVSTLYPDLAEAHRGEVVDESRSVVGLPEGQISTRAQCCQPVPGERIVGITYRGKGVMVHAIDCPVLIEFENEPDRWVDLHWHSGQHGAVNTVTVELTISNDAGVLGRICTLIGEQKANISDLHFIDRKQDFYRLLIDVDLRDVEHLHMVQTALEADSDVAEIARVKNTDRKP